One Vespula pensylvanica isolate Volc-1 chromosome 1, ASM1446617v1, whole genome shotgun sequence genomic region harbors:
- the LOC122629673 gene encoding potassium channel subfamily K member 13-like codes for MCVCGSLAEDNARFILLAVVLAAYMLAGATLFQILEGDLEIRQAAEFWRVYHAFRKHHLRGSPLALQRLHELLYAYGNASSAGIINKRRRWDFPGSFHFVGTIVSTIGYGSTAPQTMAGRAAVVLYGFFGCSGGILFFNLFLERIITFLAWILRSIHLYRVRKHLRQSSTSSRRVSRLSNPRSSLPDILDDDDEVSLEQWKPSVYWVMLYLLLASCLTACIAAAVYAPLEGWEYFDALYFCFISFTTIGFGDFVSTQKMNYPYVHWYRFANFVFLVIGCSCIYSLLNVTSIIIKQGLNYVIDKLQCGNQDLAAPHLPRRKSSVSSIYYSKRRSMKLVAKDSIRAAEDDSDGSRRMSGELISMKDFLSANKVSLAVMQKQLYETAQMQKGGCGPIATTPNHQASVFKPGAVGPLAIASEKFENKSSINR; via the exons ATGTGCGTGTGCGGAAGCCTCGCGGAAGACAACGCAAGGTTTATCCTCCTCGCTGTCGTCCTGGCAGCTTACATGCTCGCAGGCGCGACTCTTTTTCAAATACTAGAGGGTGACCTTGAAATACGACag gCTGCAGAGTTTTGGCGGGTGTACCACGCTTTTCGAAAGCATCACCTGCGTGGTAGTCCACTAGCGCTTCAGAGATTACACGAACTTCTTTACGCCTACGGAAACGCTTCCTCTGCCGGTATCATTAACAAAAGACGACGTTGGGATTTTCCTGGTAGCTTTCACTTCGTAGGCACCATCGTTTCCACGATTG GATATGGAAGTACCGCTCCTCAAACCATGGCAGGACGAGCAGCTGTTGTTCTTTATGGATTCTTTGGTTGTTCTG GTGGTATCCTGTTCTTCAATCTGTTCCTTGAAAGGATCATCACATTTCTGGCTTGGATTTTAAGGAGTATTCACTTGTATCGCGTAAGAAAGCATCTTCGACAAAGTTCGACGTCCTCTCGACGAGTATCCAGATTATCCAATCCAAGATCGTCTCTTCCGGATATtctcgacgatgacgacgaagtcAGTTTAGAACAGTGGAAACCAAGCGTTTATTGGGTCATGCTATATCTCTTATTAGCTTCTTGTCTCACTGCATGCATTGCTGCTGCGGTTTATGCACCGCTAGAAGGCTGGGAATACTTCGACGCTCTCTACTTCTGTTTCATTAGCTTTACCACCATCGGTTTCGGTGATTTTGTCAGTACACAGAAGATGAATTATCCATATGTCCATTG GTATAGATTTGCCAATTTTGTCTTCCTCGTTATCGGCTGTAGCTGTATTTATTCATTACTGAATGTAACTTCGATAATTATCAAACAAGGTTTGAATTATGTGATAGACAAGTTACAATGTGGTAATCAAGATCTTGCTGCGCCTCATCTACCTAGAAGAAAGTCATCCGTGtcttcgatatattattcCAAACGTAGGTCTATGAAACTCGTTGCTAAAGATTCGATCAGAGCTGCGGAGGACGATTCCGATGGTTCCAGACGTATGTCTGGAGAATTGATCTCCATGAAAGATTTCCTCTCTGCCAATAAAGTATCCTTGGCTGTGATGCAGAAACAACTTTACGAGACCGCTCAAATGCAAAAAGGTGGTTGTGGTCCAATAGCAACGACGCCAAACCATCAGGCATCGGTGTTCAAACCTGGTGCAGTTGGTCCATTAGCGATTGCTAgcgaaaaatttgaaaataaaagttcaATAAATAGGTAG
- the LOC122629597 gene encoding PR domain zinc finger protein 10-like, producing the protein MDPKGPPEGGPGDTFDMSNIGKVADTSVTWPIDSPINPAIFEQPKKMNNNRLLFLTVEYVENQSRDYSRLFPTYEQVSFSPRPSSPLSEFEHRVSPLDPNMSSAARYSPTPVQLTPSPFHNSVVILQGPSSPLISTTESNMRSSINFVGQLTHPIDAQTDTGTDFIDEENEETLVSSVENELILMQEPNTELEQSTTPLMLTGIPGADFSLTRDYMVMQDDQVNVMNPLKNLSMGDNHITNTSEKKDITKESNSESITEANVQMGQINEISHANKKKAIDKKNTKKSKQQMDDDKNFWCDECDGICTNEDGCTSHNVCAIADQPVPSRAIATLPGSYLSINKLSTVDIIPGGSEYGVFAKRNIRRRTQFGPIEGILYGYDGTSFENALPLLYEAEGGQFLKVDVSDENTSNWMRFVRPALTYKEQNLTIFQQKDGIVFLTTKNILPKEELRAGPHPDYAARRNLMVLKPDVRDDKEHNNGMNIWPRSDNNSYNHARRMKLYRGRNLKEKENTRQNNRKEWKCCTCNLIFKKLSLFKLHNLMHNPEDNKINCQSTVCPQCGLECQKKSELISHVSQHARLSLPKGNKLTSVVAAYKCSMCYKRFATKVRLQKHCLVHGAEDQKPLPCSICLKRFMNNSALSCHLKTHRENKQVYECPICRQLFDQGVMLKDHVETHKNGDHTFTCPHCQRNFIKYSVIRKHIRAHHCERKHKCQFCTKRFPTVDKLRMHLLKHSDHREFHCANCGRQFKRKDKLKEHMTRMHNSQKMNKEQTVQNNQTKKFVPKVNPNDYNRFIYKCHQCLVGFKRRGMLVNHLAKRHPDVAPESVPELNLPILRQTRDYYCQYCDKVYKSSSKRKAHIMKNHPGAALPPSNRHKESEYSSLPNPTFSQTVGSITTTPQGCQWCHKQYASKAKLLQHQRKKHPNLMEPADQVPRSRSRLLQNQNQSLTLSDNSFMLSDYIQTCDVDGEIFRQRIIKISNDVDLISNSLEFVGQQFVRMRDIR; encoded by the exons atggATCCAAAGGGCCCTCCTGAGGGGGGCCCTGGTGACACATTTGATATGTCCAATATTGGCAAAGTTGCTGACACTTCGGTAACTTGGCCAATTGATAGCCCAATTAATCCAGCAATATTTGAACAGCCAAAGaagatgaataataatagattactATTTTTGACC gTTGAATATGTTGAAAATCAATCAAGAGATTATTCCCGCTTATTTCCAACATACGAGCAGGTCTCGTTCTCACCCAGACCTTCATCTCCTCTTTCCGAATTTGAACATCGTGTTAGTCCACTTGATCCAAATATGAGTTCTGCTGCTAGGTATTCACCAACTCCGGTTCAATTAACTCCATCTCCTTTTCATAATTCTGTTGTTATTCTCCAAGGTCCTTCCTCCCCTTTAATATCTACAACTGAATCCAATATGAGATCAAGTATCAATTTTGTGGGTCAATTGACTCATCCGATAGATGCGCAAACTGATACTGGAACAGATTTTAttgacgaagaaaatgaagaaacttTAGTTTCTAGCgttgaaaatgaattaatattaatgcaag AGCCTAATACAGAATTGGAGCAGAGCACAACTCCACTCATGTTAACAGGTATACCAGGTgcagatttttctttaacaagaGATTATATGGTAATGCAAGATGATCAAGTAAATGTAATGAAtcctttgaaaaatctttcaatGGGAGATAATCATATCACTAATACatccgaaaaaaaagatataacaaaagaaagtAATTCTGAGTCAATAACAGAAGCCAATGTGCAAATGGgtcaaattaatgaaatatctcatgcaaataaaaaaaaagctattgataagaagaatacgaagaagTCGAAGCAACAAAtggatgatgataaaaattttt gGTGTGATGAATGTGATGGTATTTGCACCAATGAAGATGGTTGCACTTCTCATAATGTATGTGCAATTGCTGATCAACCTGTACCATCACGAGCTATAGCTACACTGCCAGGATCATatctttctataaataaattatctactGTGGATATTATACCGGGTGGTTCTGAATATGGAGTTTTTGCAAAACGCAATATTCGTAGACGTACACAATTTGGTCCTATTGAAGGTATTTTATATGGTTATGATGGCACATCATTTGAAAATGCATTGCCACTACTTTATGAAGCAGAAGGAGGACAATTTTTGAAAGTTGATGTTTCAGATGAAA ataCTTCAAATTGGATGCGTTTTGTGAGGCCTGCACTTACGTATAAAGAACAGAATCTAACGATTTTTCAACAGAAGGATGGAATCGTATTTTTaactacaaaaaatattttaccaaAAGAAGAACTAAGAGCAGGGCCTCATCCTGATTATGCAGCACGTAGAAATTTAATGGTATTGAAACCTGATGTGCGAGATGACAaag AACATAACAACGGTATGAATATTTGGCCAAGGTCAGATAACAATTCTTATAATCATGCAAGACGTATGAAATTATACAGAGGCAGAaatttgaaggaaaaagagaatacaaGACAAAATAATCGTAAAGAGTGGAAATGTTGTACATGCAATTTAATCTTCAAAAAactatctttatttaaattacataatcTAATGCACAATCCAGaagacaataaaataaattgtcaaTCAACAGTTTGTCCACAGTGTGGGTTAGAATGTCAAAAAAAATCTGAATTAATTAGTCACGTTTCACAACATGCAAGATTATCTTTGCCTAAAGGTAATAAATTGACCTCAGTGGTTGCTGCATATAAGTGCTCAATGTGTTATAAACGCTTTGCAACAAAAGTACGACTGCAGAAACATTGTTTGGTGCATGGTGCCGAGGACCAAAAGCCACTGCCATGCAGCATTTGTCTGAAAAGATTCATGAATAATTCTGCTTTATCTTGTCATTTAAAAACACATAGag aaaataagCAAGTGTATGAATGTCCAATATGCAGACAACTCTTTGATCAAGGTGTGATGTTAAAAGATCATGTTGAGACACATAAAAATGGAGATCATACATTTACCTGTCCTCATtgtcaaagaaattttattaaatattcagtAATTCGTAAACATATAAGAGCTCATCATTGCGAAAGAAAACACAAATGTCAGTTTTGTACAAAACGTTTCCCTACAGTGGATAAATTACGAATGCATTTACTTAAACATTCTGATCACAG GGAATTTCACTGTGCTAATTGTGGAAgacaatttaaaagaaaagataaacttAAGGAACACATGACTAGAATGCATAATTCgcagaaaatgaataaagaacaAACAGTACAAAATAATCAAACAAAGAAATTTGTGCCAAAG GTAAATCCAAATGATTACAAtcgtttcatatataaatgcCATCAATGTCTAGTAGGATTTAAACGAAGAGGAATGCTCGTAAATCATTTGGCAAAACGACATCCAGATGTTGCTCCAGAGTCCGTTCCCGAATTAAATTTACCAATTTTGCGACAAACGAGAGATTATTATTGTCAATATTGTGATAAG GTGTATAAAAGCAGCAGCAAACGTAAAGCTCATATCATGAAGAACCATCCAGGTGCTGCTTTACCACCAAGTAATCGTCACAAAGAATCGGAATATTCGAGTCTGCCTAATCCAACCTTTAGTCAGACAGTTGGTAGTATTACAACTACACCTCAAGGGTGTCAATGGTGCCATAAACAATATGCTAGTAAG GCAAAACTTTTGCAACATCAACGTAAAAAACATCCAAATTTAATGGAACCAGCGGATCAAGTTCCGCGATCGAGAAGTCGTCTACTACAAAATCAAAACCAATCACTTACATTAAGTGATAACAGTTTCATGTTATCAGATTATATTCAAACATGCGACGTAGACGGAGAAATTTTTAGGCAGAGGATAATCAAAATATCAAATGACGTTGATCTAATAAGTAACAGTTTGGAGTTTGTTGGACAACAATTTGTACGTATGCGTGATATAcgttga